The following are encoded in a window of Sphingobacteriaceae bacterium genomic DNA:
- the spoIIP gene encoding stage II sporulation protein P — MLLATAIFLGWTHRVLDRMRLTDTTALLLLAAMFAGTFLPDIPLGAGVRIGLGGAVVPVGVCIYLITTADEAYEKRRAVVAALITAAVVFGLETLLPPEPGTLGRLDVDPVWAPAIVAAVTGYLAGRSRRSAFIAGVLGLVLADVFAGIANVARGVPGAFAGIGRAGIVDSVVLAGFLAVLLAETVGETREFLARRQAAPAGGQAPDPDAPAAGGSRTPGEGDDNAGNGGPPRPSPLGGGGGAMLSVVLALLLMAGATMAGDRLWREGQAHRPGPAGETYRLLDESGRVITHWGHPIFVDDEYIDADNRWYRVLRVDGRNAFAQTLGQFSLSEAPGAKPTPAVVPAADAAAAAANAGPSVQHLAQRRSLLDILMGRGGAADGSKILIIHTHNAESYVRSDGEEATEGRGGIHKVGEAFAQGLEDEGFTVIHDESLHLPHDRGAYRRSRQTIVQHLRDRPAVVVDVHRDAVPQEVYAHEIDGQGVTQVRAVVGRQNPNSAQNLQFARQLKAVADELYPGLMKGIFFGRGNYNQDLGPRVILLEMGSHTNARESAERSAGYMAKVMKEWFDRHFED; from the coding sequence TTGCTGTTGGCTACAGCCATCTTCCTGGGCTGGACCCACCGGGTGCTGGACCGGATGCGCCTCACCGACACCACCGCCCTGCTGTTGCTGGCGGCCATGTTCGCCGGCACCTTTCTGCCCGACATCCCCCTGGGGGCCGGCGTCCGCATCGGCCTGGGCGGGGCCGTGGTTCCCGTGGGCGTCTGCATCTACTTGATCACCACCGCCGACGAGGCCTACGAGAAGCGCCGGGCCGTGGTGGCCGCCTTGATCACCGCGGCGGTGGTCTTCGGCCTGGAAACCCTCCTCCCCCCCGAGCCGGGCACCTTGGGCCGGCTGGACGTGGACCCCGTGTGGGCGCCGGCCATCGTGGCCGCCGTCACCGGGTACCTGGCCGGACGCTCACGCCGCTCCGCCTTCATCGCCGGCGTCCTGGGCCTGGTGCTGGCCGACGTGTTCGCCGGCATCGCCAACGTAGCCCGGGGCGTGCCCGGCGCCTTCGCCGGCATCGGCCGGGCAGGCATCGTCGACAGCGTGGTGCTGGCGGGGTTCCTGGCGGTCCTATTGGCGGAAACGGTCGGGGAAACCAGGGAATTTCTCGCCCGGCGCCAGGCTGCCCCGGCCGGGGGCCAGGCCCCTGACCCCGATGCTCCGGCGGCAGGCGGAAGCAGGACACCAGGGGAAGGCGACGATAATGCCGGCAACGGTGGCCCGCCCCGGCCCTCCCCCCTGGGCGGCGGCGGGGGAGCCATGCTCAGCGTGGTGCTGGCCTTGCTCCTGATGGCCGGGGCCACCATGGCCGGCGACCGTCTGTGGCGGGAAGGCCAGGCCCACCGCCCGGGCCCGGCGGGCGAGACCTACCGGCTCCTGGACGAGTCGGGCCGGGTGATCACCCACTGGGGCCACCCCATCTTCGTGGACGATGAGTACATCGACGCCGACAACCGCTGGTACCGGGTGCTGCGGGTGGACGGGCGCAACGCCTTTGCCCAGACCTTGGGCCAGTTCAGCCTGAGCGAGGCGCCGGGCGCCAAGCCCACGCCGGCGGTGGTGCCCGCGGCCGATGCAGCGGCGGCCGCCGCCAACGCCGGCCCGTCGGTGCAGCACCTGGCCCAGCGGCGAAGCCTATTGGACATCCTCATGGGCCGGGGCGGGGCCGCGGACGGGAGCAAGATCCTCATCATCCACACCCACAATGCCGAATCCTATGTCCGCTCCGACGGGGAGGAAGCCACCGAGGGCAGGGGCGGCATCCACAAGGTGGGCGAGGCTTTCGCCCAGGGCTTGGAGGATGAAGGCTTCACCGTCATCCACGATGAGAGCCTCCACCTGCCCCACGACCGGGGCGCCTACCGCCGCTCCCGCCAGACCATCGTCCAGCACCTGCGGGACCGGCCGGCGGTGGTGGTGGACGTCCACCGGGACGCCGTGCCCCAGGAAGTGTACGCCCACGAGATCGACGGCCAGGGGGTGACCCAGGTGCGGGCGGTGGTGGGCCGGCAGAACCCCAACAGTGCCCAAAACCTCCAGTTCGCCCGCCAGTTGAAGGCGGTGGCCGACGAACTGTACCCCGGCCTCATGAAGGGCATCTTCTTCGGCCGGGGCAACTACAACCAGGACCTGGGCCCCCGGGTCATCCTGCTGGAGATGGGCTCCCACACCAACGCCCGGGAGTC